The following proteins come from a genomic window of Paenibacillus sp. CAA11:
- a CDS encoding glutathione peroxidase, which translates to MSIFSIPVRTIKGEETTLESYKGQVLLIVNTATKCGFAPQFKGLQKLYDTYKDQGFAVLGFPCGQFANQEPGDDAQIAEACELNFGVNFPLFSKIDVNGSEAHPLFKQLTEEARGVLGSKAIKWNFTKFLVDRNGHVVKRFAPTEEPAKLEQQIQSLLKPLADA; encoded by the coding sequence ATGTCAATATTCAGTATTCCCGTAAGGACCATCAAGGGAGAAGAAACTACGCTGGAGTCTTATAAGGGCCAAGTCCTGCTCATTGTTAATACAGCAACCAAGTGCGGGTTTGCTCCTCAATTCAAAGGGCTGCAGAAGCTGTATGACACTTACAAAGATCAGGGATTTGCTGTGCTGGGCTTCCCCTGCGGACAATTCGCCAATCAAGAGCCGGGTGATGATGCCCAGATTGCTGAGGCTTGCGAGCTGAACTTCGGTGTGAACTTCCCGCTCTTCTCTAAGATTGATGTGAATGGGAGCGAAGCCCACCCGCTGTTTAAGCAATTGACCGAGGAAGCCAGGGGTGTGCTGGGGTCCAAAGCGATCAAGTGGAACTTCACCAAGTTCCTGGTGGACCGCAATGGCCATGTGGTGAAGCGGTTTGCACCTACTGAAGAGCCTGCCAAGCTGGAACAGCAAATTCAGAGTTTGCTGAAGCCACTAGCGGATGCTTGA
- a CDS encoding GGDEF domain-containing protein, which produces MRRNASLISDGALLLLFIWCFIAIVFMAGDQSQYIQNMIFLNVAFLIAIVTYFTQVTAGLILNILFIFGYGTYTLYQTVVVGDAMGTGNYFWLVMTPLLTFVTWLLTLGTKQLQEENGQLQRVNSSLATLDEHTNLKNNRLFQKDAATFMALSTRYQIPLTLLVIHVKYWDELKRMISAEQITAVIYDVSELSQTSIRSNDSLYMLGTPDHPTWGLLLFTERQGAEVVIERLREKMAELNTSDAARKYRVDLQLKIGAVEYSRELMPTPMDFMLQAKKQLEYDV; this is translated from the coding sequence ATGAGAAGAAACGCAAGTCTGATCTCCGACGGAGCTCTTCTTCTGTTGTTTATCTGGTGCTTTATAGCCATTGTATTTATGGCCGGTGACCAGAGCCAGTATATCCAGAATATGATCTTTCTGAATGTGGCCTTTTTGATAGCTATAGTGACGTATTTTACGCAGGTGACTGCAGGACTTATCTTGAACATTCTGTTCATCTTCGGCTATGGGACGTATACACTGTATCAGACCGTAGTTGTAGGAGACGCGATGGGTACGGGAAATTATTTCTGGCTGGTGATGACACCGCTGCTCACCTTCGTCACATGGCTGCTTACCCTTGGGACGAAGCAGCTTCAGGAGGAGAATGGTCAGCTGCAGCGTGTGAACAGCTCACTGGCCACATTGGATGAGCATACGAATCTTAAGAATAATCGCTTATTCCAAAAGGATGCCGCCACCTTCATGGCGCTGTCCACCCGTTATCAAATTCCGCTGACCCTGCTCGTCATTCATGTGAAGTACTGGGATGAGCTGAAGCGGATGATTAGTGCGGAGCAAATAACCGCCGTCATCTATGATGTATCCGAGCTCAGTCAGACCAGCATCAGATCGAATGATTCGCTGTATATGCTGGGGACGCCGGATCATCCGACCTGGGGGCTCCTGCTGTTTACGGAGCGCCAGGGGGCTGAGGTTGTAATCGAGCGCCTTCGGGAGAAAATGGCCGAACTCAACACATCTGATGCCGCAAGGAAATACAGGGTTGACCTTCAGCTCAAAATCGGTGCGGTCGAATACAGCCGGGAGCTGATGCCCACCCCGATGGACTTCATGCTTCAGGCCAAAAAGCAGCTGGAATATGACGTCTAA